The proteins below come from a single bacterium genomic window:
- a CDS encoding PQQ-binding-like beta-propeller repeat protein, with product MIRSLLRAPIVLPFLLLVGLACADSTRDAIEAPPDPSGAQVFADNCAVCHTLPLMAYQFPQMRGRPPGFVYDALTTGPMRRIGRNLDEASRRAAAEFFTGVDFGTPESERDYVVSPACEGDRLAFDWSDRAHPNWGGSLRNHRNVASGEGYSRAEVEALAVQWVVAFPEATQLRSHPTAGGGALFVGSHNGSVYALDQETGCTRWHFKAGAEVRSAITLTQKPGATGSDDMLAVFADRAANTYAVDAETGSLVWKTSVDPHPSAAVTGSVSAFDGHEEAPISSNEDVGPLDKTYPCCTHSGAVVAVDAGTGEILWRTATVEEAPRVTGHTDAGTEIRGPSGASVWNTPTVSRRHGLLFVGSGNNHSRPASPRSDSILAMDVETGRVVWSHQAQTGDAWNAACLWSVSDQVGCPTPVGPDVDFGATTMLVERGGREVLVAGAKSGVLHAFDAETGSLVWRRRISQGGAEDGIRYGMATRDGVLYVPSTDARDDPSHGATARPGLYAVTLDEAKPIWTVDRETLCAGSGGCDDAIGAPPLAMDEVLFVGAVDGVLYALDRETGAVLWRMETAREFETLRGTTTRGGALYGTVGPMYANGRLFVSSGYGQAERPGNALIALAPE from the coding sequence ATGATCCGAAGTCTGCTGCGCGCCCCGATCGTCCTTCCCTTCCTCCTCCTCGTCGGCCTCGCCTGCGCCGACTCGACCCGCGACGCGATCGAAGCGCCTCCCGATCCGTCGGGTGCGCAGGTCTTCGCTGACAACTGCGCCGTGTGTCACACGCTGCCGCTCATGGCCTATCAGTTCCCCCAGATGAGGGGGCGGCCGCCGGGCTTCGTCTACGACGCCCTGACGACGGGGCCGATGCGTCGGATCGGTCGGAACCTCGACGAGGCGAGCCGTCGCGCCGCGGCGGAGTTCTTCACGGGCGTGGACTTCGGGACCCCCGAGAGCGAACGCGACTACGTCGTCTCGCCGGCGTGCGAGGGCGACCGGCTCGCCTTCGACTGGAGCGACCGGGCCCATCCGAACTGGGGCGGGAGTCTGCGCAACCATCGGAACGTCGCGTCGGGCGAAGGCTACTCCCGCGCGGAGGTCGAAGCGCTCGCCGTCCAATGGGTGGTCGCGTTTCCGGAGGCGACGCAGCTGCGATCCCACCCGACCGCGGGCGGCGGGGCGCTCTTCGTCGGCAGCCACAACGGATCCGTCTACGCCCTCGATCAGGAGACGGGCTGTACGCGCTGGCACTTCAAGGCCGGGGCGGAGGTGCGCAGCGCGATCACGCTCACGCAGAAGCCCGGTGCGACGGGGTCGGACGACATGCTCGCGGTCTTCGCGGACCGCGCCGCCAACACCTATGCCGTCGACGCCGAGACGGGATCGCTCGTCTGGAAGACCTCCGTCGACCCGCATCCCTCGGCGGCGGTCACGGGCTCCGTGAGTGCTTTCGATGGGCACGAAGAGGCGCCCATCTCGTCGAACGAGGACGTCGGTCCGCTCGACAAGACCTATCCCTGCTGCACGCACTCGGGGGCCGTCGTCGCCGTCGACGCGGGGACGGGCGAGATCCTCTGGCGGACCGCGACGGTCGAAGAGGCGCCGCGGGTCACGGGGCATACCGATGCGGGCACGGAGATCCGCGGTCCGTCGGGCGCGAGCGTCTGGAACACGCCGACAGTCTCGCGCCGCCACGGCCTGCTCTTCGTCGGTTCGGGCAACAATCACAGCCGGCCGGCGTCGCCCAGAAGCGACTCGATCCTGGCGATGGACGTCGAGACCGGGCGGGTCGTCTGGAGTCACCAGGCCCAGACCGGCGACGCCTGGAATGCCGCCTGCCTCTGGAGCGTCTCGGATCAGGTCGGCTGCCCGACGCCCGTCGGACCCGACGTCGACTTCGGTGCGACCACGATGCTCGTCGAGCGGGGCGGCCGGGAGGTGTTGGTCGCGGGAGCGAAGTCCGGCGTGCTGCACGCCTTCGACGCCGAGACCGGCTCGCTGGTGTGGCGGCGGCGCATCTCGCAGGGCGGGGCGGAAGACGGGATCCGCTACGGCATGGCGACGCGCGACGGCGTGCTCTACGTCCCCAGCACCGACGCCCGCGACGATCCGTCTCACGGCGCGACCGCGCGGCCCGGGCTCTACGCGGTCACGCTCGACGAAGCGAAGCCGATCTGGACGGTGGATCGCGAGACGCTCTGTGCGGGATCGGGGGGCTGCGACGATGCGATCGGGGCGCCTCCGCTCGCGATGGACGAGGTGCTCTTCGTCGGCGCGGTCGACGGCGTGCTCTATGCCCTCGACCGCGAGACCGGCGCCGTTCTCTGGCGGATGGAGACCGCGCGCGAGTTCGAGACGCTGCGTGGGACGACGACACGGGGCGGTGCGCTCTACGGAACGGTCGGGCCGATGTACGCCAACGGACGTCTCTTCGTGAGCTCGGGCTACGGCCAGGCCGAGCGGCCCGGCAATGCGCTGATCGCGCTCGCGCCGGAGTAG
- a CDS encoding LLM class flavin-dependent oxidoreductase, with product MKIGMTLPVTEPGWSREILLEWAKRIDAGPYSSLALGERICFPNPELMTTLGACAVLTERVDLVTTVLILSAHDPVLTAKQLATVDMMSGGRLKVGVGTGGRDEDYRAIGVSSDQKRIHVLEEHVEILRRVWRGEKVVEDTLRPVEPFPVQAGGPRLLSGAMGPKAMASAARWADGLSGMTIMADPRDVEASFEMARKAWRDAGRTEPPELNTALWFAIGDGADEQAATHLARYFNWVDPAAREAMVASAGFRGSAQDFRDLVSAIADTGANELLLIPTSIDPDEVDRVADLI from the coding sequence GTGAAGATTGGAATGACGCTGCCGGTGACGGAGCCGGGATGGTCGCGGGAGATCCTGCTCGAGTGGGCGAAGCGGATCGACGCCGGGCCCTACAGCAGTCTCGCCCTCGGCGAACGGATCTGTTTTCCGAACCCCGAGCTGATGACGACGCTCGGGGCGTGCGCGGTCCTCACGGAGCGCGTGGATCTCGTCACGACGGTGCTGATCCTCTCGGCCCACGACCCGGTCCTCACGGCGAAGCAGCTGGCCACCGTCGACATGATGTCCGGGGGCCGACTGAAGGTCGGTGTCGGGACCGGCGGGCGGGACGAGGACTACCGCGCGATCGGCGTCTCGAGCGACCAGAAGCGGATTCACGTGCTCGAGGAGCACGTCGAGATCCTGCGACGGGTCTGGCGAGGGGAGAAGGTGGTGGAGGACACGCTCCGTCCCGTCGAACCCTTCCCGGTCCAGGCCGGCGGACCCCGATTGCTGTCGGGGGCGATGGGGCCGAAGGCGATGGCGAGTGCCGCACGCTGGGCGGACGGGCTGAGCGGTATGACGATCATGGCCGACCCGCGCGACGTCGAGGCGAGCTTCGAGATGGCTCGAAAGGCGTGGCGCGATGCCGGCCGAACGGAGCCCCCCGAGCTCAACACGGCGCTCTGGTTCGCGATCGGCGACGGCGCCGACGAGCAGGCGGCCACGCACCTCGCGCGCTACTTCAACTGGGTCGATCCGGCGGCGCGCGAGGCGATGGTGGCTTCCGCGGGGTTCCGAGGCTCGGCGCAGGATTTTCGCGACCTCGTATCCGCCATCGCCGACACGGGGGCGAACGAGCTCCTGTTGATCCCGACGTCGATCGACCCGGACGAAGTCGACCGCGTGGCCGATCTGATCTGA
- a CDS encoding MBL fold metallo-hydrolase: MRRSTLGATLIALLLSTLGLVGCSSIEDTLFGRAIRANFSAKPEPIDGLRVVVCGSASPLGNLPERAQACIAVLTAEHFLLFDTGARSPLRMAQARLPMFRLDGIFLTHFHSDHISAIPDVNLVSWVQGRRESLPIFGAEGVDEIVDGFNAAYRLDRSYRVEHHGSELLPASAGPMTAKTFTPGDVVFQDDLLTVTSFPVEHPPIEPAVGYRVDYRGRSVVISGDTNASERLFAAAKDADLVLHDALARHMLDAMIEATTEVGVPVLPRIMTDVIDYHADSLTLEEAATEAGVRQLALYHLVPAPPEGIGERIFRRGLSDDTILVRDLHTFDLPADSTEIRIGITEP, encoded by the coding sequence ATGCGAAGATCCACCCTCGGAGCGACCCTGATCGCCCTCCTGCTCTCCACCCTCGGTCTCGTCGGCTGCTCGTCGATCGAGGACACGCTCTTCGGACGTGCGATCCGCGCGAACTTTTCGGCGAAGCCGGAGCCGATCGACGGCCTGCGCGTCGTCGTCTGCGGAAGCGCTTCTCCGCTGGGCAATCTCCCCGAACGCGCCCAGGCCTGCATCGCCGTCCTGACCGCGGAGCACTTCCTGCTCTTCGACACCGGGGCGCGGTCCCCGCTGCGCATGGCCCAGGCCCGACTCCCCATGTTCCGACTCGACGGCATCTTCCTCACCCACTTCCATTCCGACCACATCTCCGCGATCCCGGACGTCAACCTGGTCAGTTGGGTGCAGGGCCGCCGCGAGAGCCTTCCGATCTTCGGCGCCGAGGGGGTCGACGAGATCGTCGACGGGTTCAACGCCGCCTATCGCCTCGATCGTTCCTACCGCGTCGAGCACCACGGCTCGGAACTGCTTCCCGCTTCGGCGGGGCCGATGACCGCGAAGACCTTCACCCCGGGCGACGTCGTCTTCCAGGACGATCTGCTGACCGTCACGAGCTTTCCCGTGGAGCATCCGCCGATCGAGCCCGCCGTGGGCTATCGCGTCGACTACCGCGGACGGTCCGTCGTGATCAGCGGCGACACCAACGCGAGCGAGCGTCTGTTCGCTGCGGCGAAGGATGCCGATCTCGTCCTTCACGACGCCCTCGCCCGGCACATGCTCGACGCCATGATCGAGGCGACCACCGAGGTCGGCGTTCCGGTCCTGCCCCGGATCATGACCGACGTGATCGACTATCACGCCGATTCGCTCACCCTCGAAGAGGCGGCGACGGAGGCCGGCGTCCGTCAGCTCGCGCTCTACCATCTCGTTCCGGCGCCGCCGGAGGGAATCGGCGAGCGGATCTTCCGGCGGGGCCTCTCGGACGACACGATCCTCGTCCGCGACCTCCACACGTTCGACCTGCCCGCGGACTCGACGGAGATCCGGATCGGAATCACGGAACCCTAG
- a CDS encoding TetR/AcrR family transcriptional regulator, producing MPTADGRHARSQRTRVAVAEAMLDCFEDGLLRPGASEVAERAGVSTRAVFRHFDNMEALIEQAAELQYERVMGQLPPLTLEGSREKRVESLVARVTRGFELTAPVRRAAMLREPFSDTIQERYAWLRSEIRRNLRRAFEEELATLSEPDRRDRIAALRTLLSFAAWEELRRHERLSVAAATRTLTATVHRLLDV from the coding sequence TTGCCGACAGCCGATGGAAGACATGCGCGATCGCAGCGGACGCGCGTCGCAGTCGCCGAGGCGATGCTCGACTGTTTCGAGGACGGGCTCCTCCGGCCCGGCGCGAGCGAGGTCGCCGAACGTGCCGGCGTCTCGACGCGGGCCGTCTTCCGGCATTTCGACAACATGGAAGCCCTGATCGAGCAGGCGGCCGAGCTCCAGTACGAACGCGTGATGGGGCAACTGCCTCCGCTCACCCTCGAAGGGTCCCGCGAGAAGCGCGTCGAGTCGCTCGTCGCGCGGGTGACACGAGGCTTCGAGCTGACGGCCCCCGTCCGACGGGCGGCGATGCTCCGCGAGCCCTTCTCGGACACGATCCAGGAACGCTACGCGTGGCTGCGCTCGGAGATCCGTCGCAACCTCCGGCGGGCCTTCGAAGAAGAGCTCGCGACGCTTTCCGAGCCGGATCGGCGCGATCGGATCGCGGCGCTCCGCACCCTGCTCTCCTTCGCCGCCTGGGAGGAGCTCCGCCGCCACGAGAGACTCTCGGTCGCCGCGGCGACGCGAACCCTGACGGCGACGGTCCACCGGCTTCTCGACGTCTGA
- a CDS encoding sulfatase-like hydrolase/transferase, which translates to MSGIVRWGVGIGLALLVVGSLAYVNRMEIVLGLIRFTTDRGDAVEPTRDVVWSTGQDPEGRASAERPPNVVLILADDLGWNDLTFGGGGVAGGTVPTPNIDSIAAEGANFTNGYAANGTCAPSRAALMSGRYGTRFGFEFTPTPPGMMQIVPRLVGPGARLRPTILYDDAASVPYEEMGMPASEISLAELLAEQGYHTAHIGKWHLGRANGMAPHDQGFAESLLMASGLYLPEDDPGVVNSKQDFDPIDRFLWARMSYAASFNGSPYFEPEGYLTDYYTEQAVEVIEANKDRPFFLYLAHWAPHTPLQASKADYEALAHIENHRLRVYAAMIRALDRGVGQVLDALERNGLEENTLVLFTSDNGGANYIGLPEVNRPFRGWKITLFEGGIHVPFFAKWPARIEAGSELADPVHHFDMYSTAAAAAGAPLPTDRKVDGVDLLPFVTGEADGVPHRSLFWRSGSSQSALVDGWKLNVSDPPGRTWLFDMSVDPTEQRDLSLARPDKLAELQAALAAHNAEQAPPTWSAQISTAVTLDKDLTVPEASDDEYIYWSN; encoded by the coding sequence ATGAGCGGGATCGTTCGATGGGGCGTGGGGATCGGCCTCGCTCTGCTGGTCGTCGGATCGCTCGCGTACGTGAACCGGATGGAGATCGTCCTCGGTCTCATTCGGTTCACGACGGACCGGGGCGACGCGGTCGAGCCGACCCGGGACGTCGTGTGGTCGACGGGGCAGGATCCGGAGGGAAGGGCCTCGGCGGAGCGGCCTCCGAACGTCGTCCTGATCCTGGCCGACGATCTCGGATGGAACGATCTCACCTTCGGCGGCGGGGGCGTCGCGGGGGGGACGGTGCCGACACCGAACATCGACTCGATCGCCGCGGAAGGCGCGAACTTCACGAACGGCTACGCGGCCAACGGGACCTGCGCGCCCTCGCGCGCGGCGCTCATGAGCGGGCGCTACGGAACGCGCTTCGGCTTCGAATTCACGCCGACGCCGCCGGGCATGATGCAGATCGTTCCGCGGCTCGTCGGACCGGGTGCGCGCCTCCGGCCCACGATCCTCTACGACGATGCGGCGTCCGTTCCGTACGAGGAGATGGGGATGCCCGCGTCGGAGATCTCCCTCGCCGAGCTGCTGGCGGAGCAGGGGTACCACACGGCCCACATCGGGAAATGGCACCTCGGCCGGGCGAACGGGATGGCTCCCCACGATCAGGGCTTCGCCGAGAGTCTGCTCATGGCGAGCGGTCTCTACCTGCCCGAAGACGATCCCGGCGTCGTCAACTCGAAGCAGGACTTCGATCCGATCGACCGCTTCCTGTGGGCGCGGATGAGCTACGCCGCGTCGTTCAACGGAAGCCCCTACTTCGAGCCCGAGGGCTACCTGACCGACTACTACACGGAGCAGGCGGTCGAGGTCATCGAGGCCAACAAGGATCGCCCGTTCTTCCTCTATCTGGCCCACTGGGCGCCGCATACGCCGCTACAGGCTTCGAAGGCGGACTACGAAGCCCTGGCGCACATCGAGAATCATCGGTTGCGGGTCTACGCCGCGATGATCCGTGCGCTCGACCGGGGGGTCGGCCAGGTGCTCGACGCCCTCGAGCGGAACGGTCTCGAGGAGAACACCCTCGTCCTCTTCACCTCGGACAATGGCGGCGCCAACTACATCGGCCTGCCGGAAGTGAACCGCCCCTTCCGCGGCTGGAAGATCACGCTCTTCGAAGGAGGGATCCACGTGCCCTTCTTCGCGAAGTGGCCCGCGCGGATCGAAGCGGGAAGCGAGCTGGCGGATCCCGTTCACCACTTCGACATGTACTCGACCGCGGCGGCGGCGGCAGGGGCGCCCCTCCCGACGGATCGCAAGGTCGATGGCGTCGACCTCCTGCCCTTCGTGACGGGCGAGGCGGACGGCGTTCCCCATCGCTCGCTCTTCTGGCGGAGCGGCTCGTCCCAGAGCGCACTGGTCGACGGCTGGAAGCTCAACGTGAGTGATCCCCCGGGTCGGACCTGGCTCTTCGACATGAGCGTGGACCCGACCGAGCAGCGAGACCTGTCCCTTGCGCGCCCCGACAAGCTCGCCGAGCTCCAGGCGGCGCTCGCGGCGCACAACGCCGAGCAGGCGCCGCCGACCTGGTCGGCACAGATCTCGACCGCGGTCACGCTCGACAAGGACCTCACGGTCCCCGAGGCATCCGACGACGAGTACATCTACTGGTCGAACTAG
- a CDS encoding polyphosphate polymerase domain-containing protein, translating into MSAPAVPDELRYEVKFVARATELPRLLGWVRANKAGFHEPFPMRQVNNVYFDTFDLYAYQENISGASARSKVRYRWYGDTDDPDKGTLEVKRRRSSVGWKLSFPVGATPLVGVSWSEFRCSLRAQLSDPARIWLDANPQPVLVNRYERRYFVSRDGRVRLTVDWNQRVYDQRHCAKPNLKHPANLPDTLVVEIKFDRSDRKLANRYAQGIPIRLSRNSKYVIGVDSITYD; encoded by the coding sequence ATGAGTGCGCCTGCCGTGCCCGACGAGCTCCGCTACGAGGTCAAGTTCGTCGCTCGTGCGACGGAGCTACCCCGACTGCTCGGATGGGTCCGCGCGAACAAGGCGGGCTTCCACGAGCCCTTTCCGATGCGCCAGGTCAACAACGTCTACTTCGACACCTTCGATCTCTACGCCTACCAGGAGAACATCTCCGGGGCGAGTGCTCGCTCGAAGGTGCGCTACCGCTGGTACGGCGACACGGACGACCCCGACAAGGGAACGCTCGAGGTCAAACGCCGCCGAAGCAGCGTCGGCTGGAAGCTCTCGTTTCCCGTCGGAGCTACGCCGTTGGTCGGCGTCTCGTGGTCGGAGTTCCGGTGCTCTCTGCGCGCGCAGCTGTCGGACCCGGCACGGATCTGGCTCGACGCGAACCCGCAGCCTGTCCTGGTCAATCGGTACGAGCGTCGCTATTTCGTCTCGCGCGACGGGCGGGTCCGGCTGACTGTCGACTGGAACCAACGGGTCTACGACCAACGCCACTGCGCGAAGCCGAACCTGAAGCACCCCGCCAACCTTCCCGACACCCTCGTCGTCGAGATCAAGTTCGACCGTTCGGACCGGAAGCTCGCGAACCGGTATGCCCAGGGCATCCCGATCCGGCTCAGCCGAAATTCGAAGTACGTGATCGGGGTCGACTCGATCACGTACGACTGA
- a CDS encoding CotH kinase family protein, which produces MKFRTGKQVASSTPSPGEGRSRRRLLVFGAVVALVAWTALSFLGGVAFLDFLRPSIQNLTGTTSANDAISAVTGAPVRWARAVLSGEEVPRLHIDIKYKHLHKLHEKRDQALAQGLLQSSGDDFVPATIRIGEREVRVKLRLKGDYTDHLEGEKWSMRIHTRKKDQIFGMRRFSIQAPRTRAFQAEPVVLDHYRREGVLAPRYSFVDVSINGDDIGLMAVEESFSKEILESQKRKEGVIIRFNEDAFFANQMRNGIHGPFENFYVAPIKPFGSSTIRKSRDLTTQLEIATGLMRSFLEDRLPASEVFDVEQMTRFMAVSEVWSIRHALRWHNMRFFLNPITLRLEPIAFDVNMQAIYTGTGMSTLAESFPERLLRDPVMRGAFVRNLARIAGETRDGVTTERVEEIEAPMLAILNREFPMRTGLKMKRVERRAAILADVTEENLDLFRPEMVQPQARYPDAVRTYLQQDEAGHYLEFVNVLSVPVVVDALFHPAKGDLERDPLILTEPDALPITLPPTPLEEPPSPVRVRFEPALVKAEAEAESDWEVETMRPVEGRYRVEGQRHHHPLEATAYFPSLDRHPLEPPALEDTLARHPFLERTDAPDELRVAPGDWRVDGSVILPDGIGLAIGPGTTLRFDEKQVLVANGPLTFRGSAESPIVLRSFDDDSLWGGLASLHSDAPHHWEHVVVLNTNGIDRNGWKLTGGVTLHDAPVRIESCRFESNQSEDALNLVRSEFELIDTAFVNTPSDAFDGDFVTGRVVGGSYETIGGDGIDVSGSDITVEGPTLSRVHDKALSIGEGSRAKISGAYVDDAGTALASKDASETEISDSQFERIRHVAIMAYVKKPEYGPSRIVADGIELRDVGRDGLAQLGSRVVLNGTELEPEDADIDELYKQGYMKK; this is translated from the coding sequence ATGAAGTTCAGAACCGGAAAGCAGGTCGCCTCTTCCACGCCCTCTCCCGGCGAGGGACGGTCTCGCCGCCGCCTCCTGGTCTTCGGGGCCGTGGTTGCCCTCGTCGCGTGGACCGCGCTCTCCTTCCTGGGCGGTGTCGCGTTCCTCGACTTCCTCCGCCCGTCGATCCAGAACCTGACGGGCACCACCTCCGCGAACGACGCGATCAGCGCCGTCACGGGCGCTCCGGTTCGATGGGCTCGCGCCGTGCTGTCGGGCGAAGAGGTGCCGCGCCTCCACATCGACATCAAATACAAGCATCTCCACAAGCTCCACGAGAAGCGCGACCAGGCGTTGGCCCAGGGCCTTCTGCAGTCGAGCGGTGACGACTTCGTGCCCGCGACGATCCGGATCGGGGAGCGCGAGGTCCGCGTGAAGCTCCGGCTGAAGGGCGACTACACCGACCACCTCGAAGGCGAGAAGTGGTCGATGCGCATCCACACGAGGAAGAAGGACCAGATCTTCGGGATGCGCCGCTTCTCGATCCAGGCGCCCCGCACCCGGGCTTTCCAGGCGGAGCCCGTCGTCCTCGACCACTACCGCCGCGAAGGCGTTCTCGCCCCGCGCTACTCGTTCGTCGACGTGTCCATCAACGGCGACGACATCGGCTTGATGGCGGTCGAGGAGAGCTTCTCCAAGGAGATCCTCGAATCCCAGAAGCGGAAGGAGGGCGTGATCATCCGGTTCAACGAGGACGCGTTCTTCGCGAACCAGATGCGAAACGGCATCCACGGCCCCTTCGAGAACTTCTACGTCGCGCCGATCAAGCCCTTCGGAAGCTCGACGATCCGGAAGTCGAGAGACCTGACCACCCAGCTCGAGATCGCCACCGGTCTCATGCGAAGCTTCCTCGAAGACCGGCTGCCAGCCTCGGAAGTCTTCGACGTCGAGCAGATGACCCGCTTCATGGCGGTCTCGGAGGTCTGGAGCATCCGACACGCGCTTCGCTGGCACAACATGCGGTTCTTCCTGAACCCCATCACGCTTCGCCTCGAGCCGATCGCCTTCGACGTCAACATGCAGGCGATCTACACCGGAACGGGCATGAGCACGCTGGCGGAGTCCTTTCCCGAGCGCCTGCTGCGAGACCCGGTCATGCGCGGGGCCTTCGTCCGGAATCTGGCGCGCATCGCGGGCGAGACCCGCGACGGCGTCACGACCGAACGCGTCGAGGAGATCGAAGCCCCGATGCTCGCGATCCTCAATCGGGAGTTCCCGATGCGCACCGGCCTGAAGATGAAGCGCGTCGAAAGGCGCGCGGCGATCCTCGCGGACGTCACCGAAGAGAACCTCGACCTCTTCCGACCGGAGATGGTCCAGCCGCAAGCGCGCTATCCCGACGCCGTCCGCACGTACCTGCAGCAGGACGAAGCGGGCCACTACCTCGAGTTCGTGAACGTCCTGTCCGTGCCCGTCGTCGTGGACGCGCTCTTCCACCCCGCCAAGGGCGACCTGGAGCGGGATCCCCTGATCCTGACGGAGCCGGACGCGCTCCCCATCACGCTGCCGCCCACGCCCCTGGAAGAGCCCCCCTCCCCCGTCCGGGTCCGCTTCGAGCCCGCGCTCGTCAAGGCAGAGGCCGAGGCGGAGAGCGACTGGGAAGTCGAGACGATGCGGCCGGTCGAAGGCCGGTACCGCGTCGAGGGGCAGCGCCACCATCACCCGCTCGAGGCTACGGCCTACTTCCCGTCACTCGATCGTCATCCCCTGGAGCCCCCGGCTCTGGAAGACACGCTGGCTCGACACCCCTTCCTCGAGCGAACCGACGCACCCGACGAATTGCGCGTCGCTCCCGGCGACTGGCGGGTCGACGGCAGCGTGATCCTCCCCGATGGCATCGGGCTCGCGATCGGCCCGGGGACGACCCTGCGTTTCGACGAGAAGCAGGTCCTGGTCGCCAACGGCCCCCTGACCTTCCGCGGCAGCGCCGAATCACCGATCGTCCTCCGGAGCTTCGACGACGATTCGCTGTGGGGCGGCCTGGCTTCGCTCCATTCCGACGCGCCCCACCACTGGGAGCACGTGGTCGTCCTCAACACGAACGGCATCGACCGGAACGGCTGGAAGCTGACCGGCGGCGTCACGCTCCACGACGCGCCCGTCCGGATCGAGAGTTGTCGATTCGAATCGAACCAGAGCGAGGATGCCCTCAACCTCGTGCGTTCCGAGTTCGAGCTGATCGACACCGCCTTCGTGAACACGCCGTCGGACGCCTTCGACGGAGACTTCGTGACCGGTCGCGTCGTCGGCGGATCGTACGAGACGATCGGCGGCGACGGCATCGACGTGAGCGGCTCCGACATCACGGTCGAGGGCCCGACCCTCAGCCGGGTCCACGACAAGGCGCTGTCCATCGGCGAAGGCAGCCGAGCGAAGATCTCCGGCGCCTACGTCGACGATGCCGGCACGGCCCTCGCCAGCAAGGACGCGTCCGAAACGGAGATCTCCGACTCCCAGTTCGAGCGGATCCGACACGTCGCGATCATGGCCTACGTCAAAAAGCCGGAGTATGGCCCCTCCCGGATCGTGGCAGACGGGATCGAGCTTCGAGACGTCGGCCGAGACGGGCTCGCCCAGCTCGGGAGCCGGGTCGTGCTCAACGGCACCGAGCTCGAGCCGGAGGATGCGGACATCGACGAGCTCTACAAGCAGGGGTACATGAAGAAATGA
- a CDS encoding DUF4956 domain-containing protein, whose protein sequence is MDSLGLGLAQAAPLSISSLLISLVVGVVLAFVLRWHFERFGSTLSNRTEFAQVFPLLVLTTVLIITVVKSSLALSLGLVGALSIVRFRTPIKEPEELAYLFIAIATGLGLGADQIIPTVLAVSFILLIVGIQRWSREGETQRNLYLSVNFSPAEGSERPMDALGEVVARHSENGDLRRLDANDDTMEVTFFLDVATPEQISALVEDLRSSFPGIGVTFIDQNQLPSV, encoded by the coding sequence ATGGACAGTTTGGGACTGGGCCTGGCTCAAGCCGCGCCCTTGTCGATCTCGTCGCTCCTGATCAGCCTGGTCGTCGGCGTCGTACTGGCGTTCGTGTTGCGCTGGCATTTCGAGCGGTTCGGCTCGACGCTCTCGAACCGCACCGAGTTCGCGCAGGTCTTTCCGCTGCTGGTCCTCACGACCGTCCTCATCATCACCGTCGTAAAGTCCTCCCTCGCGCTCTCTCTCGGCCTCGTCGGCGCCCTGTCGATCGTCCGCTTCCGGACCCCGATCAAGGAGCCCGAGGAGCTCGCCTACCTCTTCATCGCGATCGCCACGGGCCTCGGCCTCGGCGCCGATCAGATCATCCCGACGGTCCTCGCCGTCTCCTTCATTCTCTTGATCGTCGGCATCCAGCGTTGGTCGCGCGAGGGAGAGACCCAGCGCAACCTCTATCTCTCGGTCAACTTCAGCCCGGCCGAGGGCAGCGAGCGACCGATGGACGCGCTCGGCGAGGTCGTCGCGCGTCACTCGGAGAACGGCGATCTCCGACGCCTGGACGCCAACGACGACACGATGGAAGTGACCTTCTTCCTCGACGTCGCGACCCCCGAGCAGATCTCGGCGCTCGTCGAGGATCTCCGTTCCTCCTTCCCGGGAATCGGCGTCACCTTCATCGACCAGAACCAGCTCCCAAGCGTCTGA